From Domibacillus sp. DTU_2020_1001157_1_SI_ALB_TIR_016, a single genomic window includes:
- a CDS encoding UDP-N-acetylmuramoyl-L-alanyl-D-glutamate--2,6-diaminopimelate ligase, whose amino-acid sequence MHIPFKQLPAVSAIHLFGPARPDISGVTYNSQAVKPGFAFFAIAGENTDGHAYIEQAIEAGASAVIGTDEEILYSFHERFPAVTFVSVADSRAAMAHVSDYFYEHVQERLIKVGVTGTNGKTTVATYVQSLFNLLHIPCGMLGTTGIWKAAEKMPYNKSTPTTPMSSDIHFIFKELHNSNHEAAAMEVSSIALDQKRVEGILFDVAIHTNFSEEHLEYHKTMEHYKQSKLQLFEQASVGVVNLDDAGMSEDILKSAKGRLITYSRKPLSGADLIWTDCRHHEEGMTFQLLYSGKPYAISVPLYGEYNAGNLTAAIAAALSLGISMEEIVSVLPNMKQVEGRFQVIHGPDNRKVIIDYAHTPVALDQILTEVRRIPHARLIAMIAGIGIRDFGKMPKMARAAEGKADVIVVTVDHPGPHDPNAIIEHVVSGFTHPKEPILKAATRREGVIRALAESGANDIILLTSGCINGCQVVKGRYIPHSDEAIIKEYFQGNQKMKQAFYVDHGPEAAFLTK is encoded by the coding sequence ATGCACATTCCATTTAAACAATTACCTGCTGTTTCTGCCATCCATCTTTTTGGCCCGGCCCGTCCTGACATTTCTGGAGTTACATACAACTCCCAGGCAGTAAAGCCCGGTTTTGCTTTTTTTGCTATCGCAGGGGAGAACACGGACGGCCACGCTTATATTGAGCAGGCGATTGAAGCCGGTGCATCTGCTGTAATTGGCACCGATGAAGAGATTCTTTATTCGTTTCACGAGCGGTTTCCAGCTGTTACATTCGTTTCAGTAGCGGATTCTCGTGCGGCTATGGCTCATGTGTCGGATTATTTTTATGAACATGTACAGGAACGCCTCATCAAAGTAGGAGTCACGGGTACAAACGGTAAAACGACAGTGGCTACGTATGTGCAAAGTTTATTCAACCTGCTTCATATTCCATGCGGCATGCTTGGGACAACCGGGATTTGGAAAGCAGCTGAAAAAATGCCATACAACAAAAGCACACCGACTACACCAATGTCCTCGGACATTCATTTTATTTTTAAGGAACTGCACAATTCGAATCATGAAGCGGCAGCGATGGAGGTTTCTTCTATTGCACTTGACCAAAAGCGGGTGGAAGGCATTTTATTTGATGTAGCCATTCATACCAACTTTTCAGAAGAGCATTTGGAATATCATAAAACAATGGAGCATTATAAGCAGTCTAAGCTGCAGCTTTTTGAGCAGGCGTCAGTCGGTGTGGTGAATCTGGATGATGCAGGCATGTCAGAGGATATTCTCAAATCAGCTAAAGGCCGTCTTATTACGTACAGCCGTAAACCGCTGTCAGGAGCTGATTTAATTTGGACAGACTGCCGGCATCATGAGGAAGGCATGACATTTCAACTGTTGTATAGCGGGAAACCATATGCGATATCTGTGCCGCTCTACGGAGAATATAATGCCGGAAACCTTACAGCAGCGATTGCAGCGGCTTTGTCTCTTGGGATCAGTATGGAAGAAATCGTTTCTGTTCTGCCAAACATGAAACAGGTAGAGGGCCGTTTTCAAGTAATTCACGGACCGGACAATCGGAAAGTCATTATAGACTATGCTCATACGCCCGTAGCTCTTGATCAAATTTTAACTGAAGTACGGCGTATTCCGCATGCTCGTTTGATTGCAATGATCGCGGGTATTGGCATTCGAGACTTTGGGAAAATGCCAAAAATGGCACGGGCGGCAGAAGGAAAAGCGGATGTGATCGTCGTAACGGTAGATCATCCAGGTCCCCATGATCCAAATGCTATTATAGAGCATGTAGTCAGCGGATTTACTCATCCGAAAGAGCCGATTTTAAAAGCTGCAACGAGACGGGAAGGCGTCATTCGGGCACTAGCAGAAAGCGGGGCGAATGATATTATCCTTCTGACCAGCGGCTGTATTAATGGATGCCAAGTTGTCAAAGGCCGTTACATTCCCCACTCGGATGAAGCTATTATTAAGGAATATTTCCAGGGGAATCAAAAGATGAAACAAGCATTTTATGTAGATCACGGACCAGAAGCAGCATTTTTAACAAAATAA
- a CDS encoding copper resistance protein CopC, producing MKKIFVFLFGLLFLFSPAVSAHTGLESSSPADGDTVKEPIQNLSLTFETPIEQGSSFTLKNETGEVPLENVQVQNNVLSGSAAEPLKNGSYTVDWRIVGEDGHLIEGTYGFTVAAEQAEEPAEETAPEEEATTDQTEEQPAADVQQEENGSSSSMPIIIGVIVAAALLAVILLMRKGKK from the coding sequence TTGAAAAAAATCTTTGTTTTCCTTTTTGGCTTATTATTTCTGTTTTCGCCTGCTGTATCCGCCCATACGGGATTGGAAAGTTCTTCTCCTGCGGACGGGGACACAGTAAAAGAGCCGATTCAGAATCTTTCTTTGACATTTGAAACGCCAATTGAACAGGGAAGCAGCTTTACACTGAAAAATGAAACCGGAGAGGTTCCGCTTGAAAATGTTCAAGTACAGAACAATGTATTAAGCGGGTCTGCGGCAGAACCGCTGAAAAACGGTTCTTATACGGTTGATTGGCGGATCGTCGGTGAAGACGGGCACTTAATCGAAGGAACGTATGGATTTACAGTTGCAGCCGAGCAGGCGGAAGAGCCGGCAGAGGAAACAGCACCGGAGGAAGAAGCAACAACAGATCAAACAGAGGAACAACCCGCTGCTGATGTGCAGCAGGAAGAAAACGGGTCCTCTTCCTCTATGCCGATTATTATCGGTGTGATCGTAGCTGCCGCATTGCTTGCTGTTATTCTGCTTATGAGAAAAGGGAAAAAATAA
- a CDS encoding copper resistance D family protein, which yields MAVLYASETLLYSCFSLLMGAFLIQLVPAHKKPAILVRERWLYGAVAGIALFAFVPAAVLILELAAGSSVMPVAQTVILGFTIGKAWAFTLAVALFFALYLFTFPVLTDKRFTAGGLGFILLLIGSISWSSHAASITDWTGVLSHAVHFTAVSVWAGLLLMAGWFARDEANWLAFLKWFSPVAAICLLLTALSGLWMMTIILDVRDYASDWSLNYGQALLIKHLLVLPVLLFAFINGFLFKRKLQERRDVHPKPWVKAESLILLLIFGTTAFLGQQEPPHAVSEGRYSPLFAFFYNGSLPPALPLHLGWSPLNVLFMFLAIVFLGIGFWGYRKKEASITFFMSMLLVFSLYLALITGLSS from the coding sequence ATGGCTGTGCTTTATGCGTCGGAAACTCTTTTATACAGCTGTTTTTCTTTGTTAATGGGCGCTTTCCTTATACAGCTTGTTCCTGCGCATAAAAAGCCAGCGATCCTCGTTCGAGAGCGCTGGCTTTACGGCGCTGTAGCCGGTATTGCTCTTTTTGCTTTTGTGCCGGCAGCTGTATTGATTCTGGAACTTGCGGCAGGAAGCAGCGTAATGCCTGTGGCACAAACGGTCATTCTCGGCTTTACTATTGGGAAGGCTTGGGCATTCACTCTTGCTGTTGCGCTTTTTTTCGCACTGTACTTGTTTACGTTTCCTGTTTTAACAGATAAACGTTTTACAGCTGGCGGACTCGGTTTTATTCTTTTGCTGATTGGATCGATCAGCTGGTCAAGCCATGCTGCTTCTATAACCGATTGGACCGGTGTCCTTTCCCATGCGGTGCATTTTACAGCAGTATCCGTTTGGGCTGGCCTGCTGCTTATGGCTGGCTGGTTTGCACGTGATGAAGCAAACTGGCTTGCTTTTTTAAAATGGTTTTCGCCAGTAGCCGCTATTTGTTTGTTATTAACCGCTCTGTCTGGCCTTTGGATGATGACCATCATTTTAGACGTTCGTGACTATGCAAGCGACTGGTCCCTTAATTATGGACAGGCACTTTTAATCAAGCACTTACTGGTTCTGCCGGTTTTGCTGTTTGCGTTTATAAATGGGTTTCTTTTCAAACGAAAGCTGCAAGAGCGCCGGGACGTTCACCCGAAGCCCTGGGTAAAAGCAGAAAGTCTTATTTTATTATTGATCTTTGGCACAACAGCGTTTCTTGGCCAGCAGGAGCCGCCTCATGCAGTCAGCGAGGGCCGTTACTCACCGTTATTCGCTTTCTTTTACAACGGCTCCCTGCCGCCCGCTTTGCCGCTGCACCTTGGCTGGTCACCGTTAAATGTGCTGTTTATGTTTCTTGCCATTGTTTTTTTAGGGATTGGCTTTTGGGGATATCGGAAAAAAGAAGCGAGCATTACATTTTTCATGAGTATGCTGCTTGTTTTTTCTCTTTATCTTGCCCTGATTACCGGTCTTTCATCTTAA
- the ald gene encoding alanine dehydrogenase produces the protein MLIGIPAEIKNNENRVAITPSGVATLVAAGHDVMIEKGAGLGSGFTDAEYKQYGAQVLDSARDVWNRADMVMKVKEPLASEYQYFRKDLLLFTYLHLAAEPELTKALVDSGVTGIAYETVTAGGTLPLLSPMSEVAGRMATQIGAQFLEKNNGGKGVLLGGVPGVKRSRVTIIGGGMVGTNAARIAVGLGADVTIIDLSADRLRQIEEIFGASVQTLMSNPLNIAESVKESDLVIGAVLIPGAKAPKLVTEEMVKAMSPGSVVVDVAIDQGGIFETVDRITTHTNPTYEKHEVVHYAVANMPGAVPRTSTIALTNVTVPYALQIANKGFEQAIKQNPALESGVNTYGGHVTFEAVARDLGYEFKNVKNLLDSLTV, from the coding sequence ATGTTAATTGGGATCCCAGCTGAAATTAAAAATAATGAAAACCGTGTGGCTATTACGCCGTCAGGAGTTGCTACACTTGTGGCCGCAGGACATGATGTCATGATCGAAAAAGGAGCCGGCTTAGGAAGCGGATTTACAGACGCAGAATATAAACAGTACGGCGCTCAAGTACTTGATTCAGCAAGAGATGTTTGGAATCGGGCAGATATGGTGATGAAAGTAAAAGAACCGCTTGCTTCTGAATATCAATATTTCCGTAAAGACCTTCTTCTTTTCACTTACCTCCATCTTGCAGCTGAACCAGAGCTTACAAAAGCGCTAGTCGACAGCGGTGTAACCGGTATTGCTTATGAAACCGTTACAGCAGGCGGCACGCTGCCTCTCCTTTCACCAATGAGTGAGGTTGCCGGGCGGATGGCTACGCAAATCGGTGCTCAATTTTTAGAAAAGAATAACGGCGGAAAAGGCGTTCTGCTCGGCGGTGTTCCAGGTGTGAAACGAAGCCGTGTAACCATTATCGGCGGCGGTATGGTTGGTACAAATGCAGCCCGCATTGCCGTTGGGCTCGGAGCAGACGTTACGATCATTGACTTAAGCGCAGACCGTCTTCGCCAGATTGAAGAAATCTTTGGCGCAAGTGTTCAAACTCTTATGTCAAATCCATTAAACATCGCTGAATCTGTAAAAGAATCCGATCTTGTTATCGGAGCCGTTTTAATTCCGGGTGCTAAAGCGCCGAAGCTGGTAACAGAAGAAATGGTAAAAGCAATGTCTCCAGGCTCAGTTGTCGTGGATGTAGCAATTGACCAAGGAGGTATTTTTGAGACAGTAGATCGTATTACAACCCATACAAATCCGACTTATGAAAAACATGAGGTTGTTCATTATGCTGTAGCAAATATGCCAGGAGCGGTTCCGCGTACCTCTACCATCGCATTAACCAACGTTACGGTACCTTACGCCCTCCAAATCGCAAATAAAGGCTTTGAGCAGGCTATTAAACAAAATCCAGCCCTTGAAAGCGGCGTAAATACGTATGGCGGCCATGTAACCTTTGAAGCCGTTGCGCGTGATTTAGGATATGAGTTCAAAAATGTGAAAAACCTGCTTGATTCACTAACGGTTTAA
- a CDS encoding cation-translocating P-type ATPase: METYRKSADDVIAEWNTTSQGLTTGEAIKRLEEHGFNEIKGKKKDPVWKLFLATFKDAMVIVLLVAAGIQLVLGEAVESFIIFLVLLLNGVISVIQTRKAESSLDALREMSAPSAKVMRDGVSQTVPARELAKGDVVQLDAGDYVPADGRLIASESLKVNEGMLTGESEAAQKSTDTLTEQVPVGDRLNMVHSGSLVVNGRGRFVVTGTANETEIGKIANMIATAESKQTPLQRKLDEFSKKLGIGILVLCILIFAAQALRIWFGNEQVDTTEGMLNAFMFAVAVAVAAIPEALSSIVTIVMAVGTTKMAKRQAIIRKLPAVETLGSTSVICTDKTGTLTQNKMTVTNTFLPGVGQTFTEAREERNKSEQMLLYIALLCNDSYVNKEGQEIGDPTETALLHFGKKMNEPPEQLRDQFQRELELPFDSDRKLMSTVYTIEGERLMLTKGGPDVMFKRCRFILTNGKEEPLTEEKLNEVKEANEAFSNDALRVLAYGYKKLSPEKASIAAEDENDLVLVGLTAMIDPPREAVYGAIEEAKSAGIRTIMITGDHKTTAKAIGRDIGLMDENDIALTGQELDRLSDEELDEKLENISVYARVSPENKIRIVRAWQRKGAITAMTGDGVNDAPALKQADIGIAMGSGTDVAKDSAAMVLADDNFVSIVNAVGVGRTVFDNIKKAISYLFAGNLGAIIAILFAVFFNLPNPFTALQLLFINLINDSLPALALGMEKEEPGVMKRKPRDINEGIFSGGTLRAVVTRGLLIGIVVIFSHYMGVQTSAEMGIAMAFTTLILARTLQTFAARSNTQTVFGVGFFNNKYVLGAVSVCFLLYGLTVLPGIRNIFSIPPSFGWDEWLVAAGLALAAVVLMEVIKLIQNKRS; encoded by the coding sequence TTGGAAACCTATCGCAAAAGTGCAGATGATGTGATCGCAGAATGGAATACAACCAGTCAGGGATTAACAACCGGGGAAGCGATAAAACGACTCGAAGAGCATGGCTTTAATGAGATTAAGGGCAAGAAAAAGGACCCTGTTTGGAAGCTTTTTTTAGCCACGTTTAAAGATGCCATGGTGATTGTTCTGCTTGTAGCAGCCGGCATCCAGCTTGTGCTTGGCGAGGCGGTAGAGTCCTTTATTATTTTTCTTGTTCTTTTGTTAAACGGCGTAATCAGCGTCATTCAAACAAGAAAAGCGGAAAGCTCCCTTGATGCACTGCGTGAAATGTCCGCCCCGTCCGCAAAAGTAATGCGTGATGGCGTGAGTCAAACGGTGCCCGCAAGAGAGCTGGCAAAAGGGGATGTTGTTCAGCTTGATGCAGGTGATTATGTACCGGCAGATGGACGGCTGATTGCCAGTGAATCATTGAAGGTAAACGAAGGAATGCTGACTGGAGAATCTGAAGCAGCCCAAAAAAGCACGGATACATTAACAGAGCAAGTACCTGTTGGTGATCGGCTTAATATGGTACATAGCGGTTCCCTGGTCGTAAATGGACGCGGCCGTTTTGTAGTAACGGGAACGGCCAATGAAACAGAGATCGGAAAAATTGCTAATATGATCGCGACTGCTGAGTCTAAACAAACCCCGCTTCAGCGGAAGCTGGACGAATTCAGCAAGAAGCTTGGAATAGGTATTCTCGTTTTATGTATTTTGATTTTTGCGGCCCAGGCATTGCGCATTTGGTTTGGCAATGAGCAGGTAGATACGACAGAAGGGATGCTGAATGCGTTTATGTTCGCGGTCGCTGTTGCTGTAGCTGCGATTCCTGAAGCTCTTTCTTCTATTGTAACCATCGTCATGGCCGTTGGAACAACGAAAATGGCAAAACGGCAGGCGATTATCCGGAAGCTTCCAGCAGTAGAAACACTCGGTTCAACGAGTGTGATTTGTACAGATAAAACCGGCACGCTTACCCAAAATAAAATGACCGTTACAAACACCTTTCTGCCGGGAGTAGGACAGACATTTACTGAAGCGCGTGAGGAAAGAAACAAGTCTGAGCAAATGCTTCTTTATATCGCCCTGCTTTGTAACGACTCATACGTAAATAAAGAAGGTCAAGAAATTGGGGACCCGACTGAAACCGCACTGCTTCATTTTGGAAAAAAGATGAATGAACCTCCTGAACAGCTGCGGGATCAGTTTCAGCGTGAACTGGAACTGCCGTTTGACTCTGACCGTAAGCTTATGTCAACCGTTTATACGATTGAGGGGGAACGGCTGATGCTTACAAAAGGCGGCCCCGATGTGATGTTCAAGCGATGCCGCTTTATTTTAACAAACGGTAAAGAGGAGCCGCTTACCGAAGAGAAGCTGAACGAAGTAAAAGAAGCAAATGAAGCTTTTTCAAATGATGCGCTTCGTGTTTTGGCATATGGCTATAAAAAGCTTTCCCCTGAAAAAGCTTCTATTGCAGCAGAGGATGAAAATGACTTGGTGCTCGTCGGCTTGACGGCCATGATCGATCCGCCGCGTGAAGCCGTATACGGAGCTATTGAAGAAGCGAAAAGTGCCGGCATCCGGACTATTATGATTACAGGTGATCATAAAACGACCGCGAAGGCAATCGGGCGGGATATCGGTTTAATGGATGAAAATGATATTGCTTTAACCGGCCAGGAACTGGATCGGCTTTCAGACGAAGAACTGGATGAGAAGCTGGAGAATATCTCAGTTTATGCACGTGTTTCACCCGAAAATAAAATCCGTATTGTCCGCGCATGGCAGCGAAAAGGCGCCATTACAGCGATGACGGGGGATGGCGTCAATGACGCACCTGCTTTAAAACAAGCGGATATCGGCATTGCGATGGGAAGCGGGACGGACGTAGCGAAGGATTCAGCCGCCATGGTGCTCGCAGATGATAACTTTGTTTCGATTGTGAATGCCGTCGGCGTTGGACGTACGGTATTTGACAATATAAAAAAAGCGATTAGTTATTTGTTTGCTGGAAACCTTGGCGCAATCATCGCTATTTTATTCGCAGTGTTTTTTAATCTTCCGAACCCATTTACAGCGCTGCAGCTCTTATTTATCAACTTGATTAATGACTCGCTTCCGGCGTTGGCGCTTGGAATGGAAAAGGAAGAACCGGGGGTTATGAAACGAAAGCCGCGCGATATAAACGAAGGCATCTTTTCTGGAGGAACGCTAAGAGCGGTAGTCACCCGGGGGCTGCTGATTGGAATCGTGGTTATTTTCTCTCATTACATGGGGGTGCAGACGTCGGCAGAAATGGGTATCGCCATGGCCTTCACTACACTGATCTTGGCCCGGACACTTCAAACTTTTGCAGCCCGTTCCAATACACAAACAGTATTTGGAGTAGGATTTTTCAATAATAAATATGTTCTTGGTGCCGTAAGTGTTTGCTTTTTGCTGTATGGATTAACGGTGCTGCCAGGCATACGAAACATTTTTTCGATTCCACCTTCGTTTGGCTGGGATGAGTGGCTCGTTGCTGCAGGACTTGCCTTAGCGGCGGTTGTTCTTATGGAAGTAATCAAGCTTATTCAAAATAAAAGATCCTAA
- a CDS encoding LysR family transcriptional regulator: MNIYWIKTFLKAAETENFRQASEELFISQPAVTKHIQRLEDRLDISLFERHGKAVKLTPAGLFFLPRAKEIADSFDRNISEFDAWKQGYTKKLAIACAPQIASSFLPPVLQQFMARFPEIDVQIDIHKSYEIGEKVGSGEADIGLARMPSAFAGTSVSIIHSEAVILAGPAAEQIDEAFLLKNYRVLAHNHPGYWEELLKELKKKHPHLKTMTVSQMDVTKRFIEAGLGVSYIPKSMVKEELVSGRLSTYPSEAAEKQASHTYLIEKTITEEADLFKQFLLSVQDGKSG, from the coding sequence ATGAACATTTATTGGATTAAAACATTTTTAAAAGCAGCGGAAACAGAAAATTTCCGGCAGGCTTCAGAAGAATTGTTTATTTCCCAGCCGGCCGTTACAAAGCATATTCAACGGCTGGAGGATCGGCTGGATATCTCTTTGTTTGAGCGGCATGGGAAAGCGGTCAAGCTGACACCAGCCGGCTTGTTTTTTCTCCCGCGTGCAAAGGAAATCGCCGATTCATTTGACCGGAATATAAGTGAGTTTGACGCCTGGAAGCAGGGATATACAAAAAAGCTGGCGATTGCCTGTGCACCGCAGATTGCCTCGTCCTTTCTGCCCCCGGTCCTTCAGCAGTTTATGGCCCGTTTTCCGGAAATTGATGTACAGATCGACATTCATAAGTCTTATGAAATCGGCGAAAAAGTAGGGAGCGGTGAGGCAGACATTGGACTTGCGCGAATGCCTTCTGCTTTTGCCGGTACATCTGTCAGTATCATTCATAGTGAAGCGGTTATACTGGCCGGGCCGGCGGCTGAACAGATCGATGAAGCTTTTCTCTTAAAAAATTACCGGGTTCTGGCGCATAACCATCCGGGTTACTGGGAAGAGCTTTTAAAAGAATTGAAAAAGAAACATCCCCACTTGAAAACCATGACCGTCAGCCAGATGGATGTAACAAAGCGATTTATTGAAGCGGGTCTTGGGGTGTCATACATACCAAAATCGATGGTAAAAGAAGAGCTTGTTTCGGGCAGGCTAAGCACCTATCCGTCTGAAGCTGCGGAAAAACAAGCATCCCATACGTATTTAATTGAAAAAACGATAACAGAGGAAGCGGACTTGTTTAAACAGTTTCTTTTGTCAGTACAAGATGGAAAAAGCGGATGA
- a CDS encoding class I SAM-dependent methyltransferase: MIWNAQLYDGKHQFVSKFGEDVVGLLAPKAGEAILDVGCGTGDLAFSLFNKGIQVAGIDQSASMIEEAKQKYPHIPFFVEDAHNLPFEEKFDAVFSNAALHWMKKPEQVLGGIFKSLKTGGRFVAEFGAKGNVASISRAIIGQIDHYDHNQYPWFFPSIGEYTSLMEQAGFHVAFAEHFERPTRLEGVDGMRNWINMFGDVVMGAQTPEEKERIISGAVATLTEERFYEDHWIADYWRIRVVGTKK, encoded by the coding sequence ATGATCTGGAATGCACAGTTATATGATGGAAAACACCAATTTGTCTCAAAATTTGGCGAGGATGTTGTAGGCCTGCTTGCACCAAAAGCCGGCGAAGCGATTTTAGATGTCGGATGCGGCACAGGTGATCTGGCTTTTTCATTGTTTAACAAAGGAATTCAGGTGGCTGGCATTGACCAGTCTGCCTCCATGATCGAAGAAGCAAAACAAAAATACCCGCATATCCCATTTTTCGTAGAAGACGCCCACAACCTCCCGTTTGAGGAAAAATTCGATGCGGTATTTTCAAACGCCGCTCTGCATTGGATGAAAAAGCCCGAACAAGTGCTGGGCGGTATATTCAAGAGTTTAAAGACGGGCGGCCGGTTTGTGGCAGAGTTTGGCGCCAAAGGAAACGTCGCTTCTATTTCCCGGGCTATTATCGGGCAAATTGATCATTACGACCATAACCAATATCCATGGTTTTTCCCTTCGATTGGAGAATACACTTCTTTAATGGAACAAGCCGGCTTTCATGTCGCGTTTGCCGAGCACTTTGAACGGCCGACCCGTCTTGAAGGTGTAGACGGGATGCGGAATTGGATCAATATGTTTGGTGATGTGGTCATGGGCGCACAGACACCGGAAGAAAAAGAGCGGATCATATCCGGGGCTGTAGCCACATTGACGGAAGAACGGTTTTATGAAGATCATTGGATCGCGGATTACTGGCGGATTCGTGTAGTGGGAACAAAAAAATAA
- the mmsB gene encoding multiple monosaccharide ABC transporter permease: MKELLKNNMRQYSMIFALIIIMMLFQVLTSGLLLQPLNITNLILQNSYILILAIGMMLVIITGHIDLSVGSIAAFVGAISAILMVNYEMSTFGAVVISLLIGALIGAWQGFWVAYVKIPAFIVTLAGMLLFRGLTMIVLEGKSIAPFPEAFQKISSGFIPDGSAANVVTLSIGAVLSVVLVISQLRTRRTQIKFRFDVQPKGMFILKLVSMIVLLNVFTYVLASYEGIPNVLILLGILIVVYTYVMKKTKAGRHIYAIGGNEKAAQLSGIKTKQMTFWVFVNMGVLSALSGLIFAARLNAATPKAGNLFELDAIAACFIGGASAYGGIGTVPGAIIGGLVMGIMNNGMSLLGLGIDWQQGIKGLVLLAAVAFDIYNKNKAA; the protein is encoded by the coding sequence ATGAAAGAGCTTTTGAAAAATAATATGCGCCAATATAGCATGATTTTTGCATTGATCATCATCATGATGCTGTTTCAGGTGCTGACAAGCGGACTGCTTCTTCAGCCGCTGAATATCACCAATTTAATCCTGCAAAACAGTTACATTCTAATTTTGGCGATTGGCATGATGCTTGTCATTATTACCGGTCATATTGATTTGTCTGTCGGTTCGATCGCTGCGTTCGTCGGCGCAATTTCAGCTATTTTAATGGTCAATTACGAAATGTCCACGTTTGGCGCTGTCGTGATTTCTCTTTTGATCGGTGCTTTGATTGGCGCCTGGCAGGGCTTCTGGGTCGCTTATGTGAAAATTCCGGCCTTTATCGTGACGCTTGCCGGCATGCTTTTGTTCCGTGGTTTGACGATGATTGTATTAGAAGGAAAGTCAATCGCTCCATTCCCGGAGGCATTCCAAAAAATAAGCTCCGGCTTTATTCCGGATGGAAGCGCCGCAAATGTAGTAACTCTTTCCATTGGTGCTGTGTTGTCTGTTGTGCTTGTGATCAGCCAGCTGAGAACACGCCGCACACAAATAAAGTTTCGTTTTGATGTACAGCCAAAAGGAATGTTTATCTTAAAGCTTGTCAGCATGATTGTGCTGCTGAATGTGTTTACCTACGTACTGGCTTCCTACGAAGGCATTCCGAATGTGTTAATCCTGCTTGGCATTTTAATTGTCGTTTACACATATGTCATGAAAAAAACAAAAGCTGGACGCCATATTTATGCAATTGGCGGAAATGAAAAAGCGGCACAGCTGTCGGGGATTAAAACAAAACAAATGACATTTTGGGTATTCGTCAACATGGGCGTTCTTTCTGCGCTGTCCGGCTTGATTTTTGCGGCCCGCTTAAATGCGGCTACTCCAAAAGCCGGAAACTTGTTTGAGCTTGATGCCATTGCGGCCTGCTTTATCGGAGGTGCCTCTGCGTACGGCGGTATTGGAACTGTCCCGGGTGCGATCATCGGCGGCCTCGTGATGGGAATCATGAATAACGGGATGTCCCTTCTTGGCCTCGGCATCGACTGGCAGCAGGGGATCAAAGGGCTTGTGCTTCTCGCGGCAGTTGCATTTGATATTTACAATAAAAATAAAGCAGCGTAA